Proteins from a genomic interval of Oceanispirochaeta crateris:
- a CDS encoding alkaline phosphatase → MKKNLTLFLVLVFTTGLFATGQSDSVVKGQDLSLQKAKYMFLFIGDGMAMPQITATEAYLSANRASAPGVEKLAFTQFPAQGLTTTYDAGSFITDSASAGTAIATGSKTLSGVINMDETRTKELKTIAEYAKESGRKVGIISSVNLDHATPACFYAKEESRNNYFNINMQLAHSNFDYFAGGMVRVDKTPEGQKSAHDLMQDNGWLMASNRDELNALVPSDKQVYAYYNSSFTRNSLDYAIDMEPEDISLAEYTAKGIELLSANEEGFFMMVEGGKIDWACHANDAAASIHNTIAFDNAVKEAIKFYQAHPEETVIIVTGDHETGGLTLGFAGTKYDSAFAEIDKQLMSYEAFDHYILTPYKESHKEGGELADILPEIEKNFGLSDLTDYELEMLVSAFYRSMGSEVNESSKTQDYLLYGGYEPLTMTITHLLNQRAGLAWTSYSHTGVPVQTFALGAGEELFNGYYDNTDIFKKMYQLLFPEITVALAQ, encoded by the coding sequence TCGGAGACGGTATGGCCATGCCCCAGATTACGGCCACCGAAGCCTATTTAAGTGCCAACAGGGCCTCTGCTCCTGGCGTGGAAAAGCTTGCCTTTACACAGTTTCCGGCTCAAGGACTCACTACCACTTATGACGCGGGATCTTTTATTACAGACTCCGCTTCTGCAGGGACGGCCATCGCAACAGGCAGCAAGACTCTTTCGGGAGTGATCAATATGGACGAGACAAGAACCAAAGAACTGAAGACTATTGCAGAGTATGCTAAAGAATCAGGACGTAAAGTCGGCATTATCTCCAGCGTCAATCTTGATCATGCAACACCTGCCTGCTTTTATGCCAAGGAAGAAAGCAGAAACAATTACTTCAACATTAACATGCAGTTGGCTCATAGTAATTTTGACTATTTTGCCGGTGGTATGGTCAGGGTCGATAAGACTCCTGAAGGGCAGAAATCAGCTCATGATCTCATGCAGGATAATGGCTGGCTCATGGCGTCCAACCGGGATGAGCTGAATGCCCTTGTTCCCAGTGATAAACAGGTTTATGCCTACTACAACAGCAGTTTTACACGGAACTCTCTAGATTATGCCATCGACATGGAACCCGAGGATATCAGCCTTGCTGAATATACTGCTAAGGGGATTGAACTCCTTTCTGCAAATGAAGAAGGATTCTTCATGATGGTCGAAGGTGGGAAGATTGACTGGGCCTGTCATGCCAATGATGCTGCCGCTTCCATCCATAATACCATAGCCTTTGACAATGCCGTTAAAGAAGCCATCAAATTTTACCAGGCTCATCCTGAAGAGACCGTCATCATTGTAACTGGAGATCATGAGACAGGGGGACTGACCCTCGGTTTTGCTGGAACAAAATATGATTCCGCCTTTGCAGAAATTGACAAACAGCTAATGTCTTATGAAGCCTTTGACCACTATATCCTCACTCCCTATAAAGAATCTCATAAAGAGGGAGGAGAACTGGCTGATATTCTTCCTGAAATTGAGAAAAACTTCGGGTTGAGCGATCTTACAGATTATGAACTTGAAATGCTTGTTTCGGCCTTTTACAGAAGCATGGGAAGTGAGGTTAATGAGTCATCCAAGACCCAGGATTACCTCCTTTACGGTGGCTATGAGCCCCTTACAATGACAATCACACATCTTCTGAATCAGAGAGCCGGTCTTGCCTGGACATCCTACTCCCACACTGGTGTTCCAGTACAAACTTTTGCCCTCGGTGCGGGTGAAGAGCTTTTCAACGGTTACTACGATAATACAGATATCTTCAAAAAGATGTATCAACTTCTGTTTCCTGAAATCACCGTAGCTTTGGCTCAATAA
- a CDS encoding YibE/F family protein: MLIAEKSGVKDKFFVLLVCLLTFVLFLIPTGFENRLQKDVIRARALITAVDNSELEQYGIVKTGNQGVEIEILNGPFKGLVTESNNMLMGKLELDKMFSIGDVALVVINMKENGEFVYANVIDHYRIRIELVLLLLFSGLLVLFAGWTGAKALLSFIFTGACIWKILLPGFLNGWNPILLSLLIISVLSGVIIFLVGGVTKRGLVAFLGTISGIGITAVISILFGGLFHIHGAIRPFSETLLYSGYAHLDLSAIFISGIFLASSGAVMDIGMDISASMSEIVHKKPDIHSSELILSGIKVGRAVVGTMTTTLLLAYSGSYSAVLMVMMAQGTPMFNILNLSYISAEILHTLVGSFGLVLTAPLTALIAGFIYKKTEDSSLSS, encoded by the coding sequence ATGTTGATAGCCGAGAAAAGCGGTGTTAAAGATAAATTTTTTGTCCTCCTTGTTTGTTTACTGACCTTCGTTCTCTTTTTAATTCCCACAGGGTTTGAAAACAGGCTGCAAAAAGATGTCATTAGAGCCAGAGCCTTGATCACTGCTGTTGATAACAGTGAGCTGGAACAGTATGGCATCGTTAAAACAGGTAATCAGGGAGTGGAAATTGAGATTTTAAATGGTCCCTTTAAAGGTCTCGTCACAGAATCTAATAATATGCTTATGGGTAAACTCGAACTGGATAAGATGTTTTCCATAGGGGATGTTGCTCTCGTCGTCATCAACATGAAAGAGAACGGAGAATTTGTCTACGCCAATGTCATTGATCATTACCGCATACGGATAGAACTGGTTCTTCTATTGCTATTTTCGGGGCTTCTGGTCCTCTTCGCCGGCTGGACAGGTGCAAAAGCACTTCTGTCGTTTATATTTACAGGAGCCTGTATCTGGAAAATCCTGCTTCCAGGTTTTCTCAATGGATGGAATCCTATCCTTCTTTCATTACTGATCATCTCTGTATTGTCTGGAGTTATTATTTTTCTGGTAGGTGGTGTTACCAAACGCGGGCTTGTCGCCTTTCTCGGCACAATTTCCGGGATTGGAATTACAGCGGTCATCTCCATACTCTTTGGTGGTCTTTTTCATATCCATGGTGCTATTAGACCTTTCTCGGAGACTCTGCTCTATTCCGGGTATGCCCATCTGGATTTGAGTGCCATTTTTATATCCGGAATATTCCTTGCCTCCTCTGGTGCTGTCATGGATATCGGCATGGATATTTCTGCCTCCATGAGCGAGATTGTTCATAAAAAACCTGATATCCACTCCAGTGAGTTGATCCTTTCTGGAATAAAAGTCGGCCGGGCGGTGGTCGGTACGATGACAACCACTCTGTTACTGGCCTATTCAGGAAGTTATTCGGCAGTTCTCATGGTCATGATGGCGCAAGGAACTCCTATGTTTAATATTTTGAATCTTAGTTACATCAGTGCAGAGATTCTACACACTCTTGTCGGGAGTTTCGGTCTGGTGTTGACGGCTCCTCTAACCGCTTTGATCGCTGGGTTTATATATAAGAAAACAGAAGATTCATCCCTTTCCTCCTGA